One Glycine max cultivar Williams 82 chromosome 6, Glycine_max_v4.0, whole genome shotgun sequence DNA segment encodes these proteins:
- the LOC100815770 gene encoding ubiquitin carboxyl-terminal hydrolase 26 isoform X1 → MSRPTTRSKNKRQKQGDDGNGTGEIWRKIHNTGVVTEDDMNQLYMIWKPVCSGCRVNNKDNPNCLCALVPPPNGARKSGLWQKMSDIVESLGHDPTKDLRASADSPAGLTNLGATCYANSILQCLYMNKSFREGMFSVERDVLHQQPVLDQLARLFVQLHISKMAFIDSSPFVKTLELDNGVQQDSHEFLTLLLSLLERCLSHSKVPKARTIVQDLFRGSVSHVTTCSKCGRDSEASSKMEDFYELELNVKGLKSLDGSLDEYLTVEELNGDNQYFCESCKTRVDATRSIKLCTLPKVLNFQLKRYVFLPKTTTKKKITSAFSFPAELDMRHRMSELSQFNLVYDLSAVLIHKGTGANSGHYIAHIKDVNTGQWWEFDDEHVTNLGFHPFGEESSSSTTKSIKTDAIHFDNSEAMVADSNGNGLSATHSQSSKVETFLSSDAYMLMYHLKHTKSVGKSGGVICGVNHKEREGVVVAVQNGVPLPSHIYDEIQSFNTSYDDACQQYNNRKELQLSRISERRQEVRSVLAEAPVQSLEQPFYWISSEWLRQWADNIIPIPLDNTSVQCSHGKVPVSNVTSMKRLSAKAWDMLFSKYGGGPALSHDNHCRDCLIHGAMTVVSADTYRDRRESMKSLARDILDGNCLDGKYYISRPWLQQWWKRKVLDAPSEADAGPTAAISCPHGQLMPEQAPGAKRVLIPESFWLFLYEDAVSVTPDDPLGGPTFSSDSEECSQCSNELSEVACLEDSLRLVKQKQRQNHEKLFQAKSMPLSMHSKYFLVPSSWISKWRNYISPTLKNSDKPETLDGVIDSMLCEKHSQLIERPPELVFRRGAIIQRESSEGCLTIVSENDWKCFCEEWGSIETKGISATIDHVNDSENVLTGSSEEMLVCKDQLSTADKMNFENGTGQILIKTCPEVCESCIGERKSCELMQKLNYCNEDICVILVRGKEVPRSILEASKGFVETDRRVSKRSRKTKNGSSISLKVSASTSLYQLKMMIWESFGVVKENQILHKGDRIIDSDNEFATLADVNIFAGDQVIVRDSEIHENRDIADELCDDKMDLQHTEEGFRGTLLTANVSSQLQGY, encoded by the exons ATGAGTAGACCGACAACACGgagtaaaaataaaagacagAAACAAGGGGATGATGGCAACGGCACTGGCGAAATATGGAG GAAAATTCATAATACAGGTGTGGTAACTGAGGATGATATGAATCAATTGTATATGATTTGGAAGCCAGTTTGTTCAGGCTGCCGTGTCAATAATAAAGATAACCCAAATTGCTTATGTGCATTGGTTCCACCTCCAAATGGAGCCCGGAAGTCTGGCTTATGGCAAAAGATGTCAGATATTGTTGAGAGTCTTGGCCATGACCCAACCAAGGATCTTCGAGCTTCTGCTGATTCTCCTGCAGGTCTCACGAATCTTGGTGCAACATGCTATGCCAACAGTATACTCCAGTGCTTGTACATGAATAAATCTTTCCGAGAAGGCATGTTTTCTGTAGAACGAGATGTTTTACATCAACAGCCTGTGCTAGATCAGCTGGCTCGACTGTTTGTGCAGTTGCATATTAGCAAAATGGCTTTCATAGATTCTTCTCCATTTGTAAAAACTCTGGAATTAGATAATGGAGTTCAGCAGGATAGCCATGAGTTCCTGACATTGCTTCTCTCTTTGCTTGAGCGTTGTCTGAGCCACTCCAAAGTGCCCAAGGCAAGAACAATAGTTCAAGATCTTTTCCGGGGAAGTGTTTCTCATGTGACGAC GTGCTCAAAATGTGGAAGAGACTCTGAAGCTTCTTCCAAAATGGAAGATTTCTATGAATTGGAGTTGAATGTCAAAGGATTGAAAAGTTTAGATGGGAGCCTAGATGAATATCTCACTGTTGAAGAGCTTAATGGAGACAATCAATATTTTTGTGAGTCTTGTAAAACAAGAGTTGATGCTACTCGCAGCATCAAGCTGTGTACATTACCCAAAGTACTTAATTTTCAGCTTAAACGTTATGTCTTCCTTCCTAAG ACtacaacaaagaagaaaattacttcTGCATTTTCATTTCCTGCTGAACTTGATATGCGGCATAGAATGTCTGAGTTGTCTCAGTTCAACTTGGTATATGACTTGTCAGCTGTACTGATTCACAAGGGAACTGGTGCTAATAGTGGCCATTACATTGCTCACATCAAGGATGTAAACACTGGACAATGGTGGGAATTTGATGATGAGCATGTTACTAATTTGGGTTTTCATCCATTTGGTGAAGAGTCTTCAAGTTCTACTACTAAATCCATCAAGACTGATGCAATTCATTTTGATAATTCTGAAGCAATGGTAGCTGACAGCAATGGAAATGGTTTAAGTGCTACTCATTCACAATCTTCAAAAGTGGAGACATTTTTGTCTAGTGATGCGTACATGTTGATGTACCATCTTAAACATACAAAAAGTGTTGGTAAAAGTGGGGGTGTAATTTGTGGTGTTAACCATAAAGAAAGAGAGGGTGTTGTAGTTGCTGTGCAAAATGGTGTTCCTCTTCCATCTCATATTTATGATGAGATTCAAAGTTTCAACACCTCATATGATGATGCTTGTCAGCAGTACAATAACAGGAAAGAGTTACAATTGAGTCGTATTAGTGAGAGGAGACAGGAAGTTCGATCTGTTTTAGCTGAAGCTCCTGTGCAATCATTGGAGCAACCATTTTATTGGATTTCTAGTGAATGGCTTCGTCAATGGGCCGACAACATTATTCCAAT TCCTCTTGACAACACGTCAGTCCAATGCTCACATGGGAAAGTCCCAGTTTCAAATGTTACCTCAATGAAGCGGTTGTCTGCTAAAGCGTGGGATATGTTGTTCTCCAAG TATGGTGGAGGACCAGCATTGTCTCATGATAACCACTGTCGGGATTGCCTGATTCATGGGGCTATGACAGTGGTGTCAGCTGACACCTATCGGGATAGAAGAGAATCAATGAAGTCACTTGCACGGGATATTCTAGATGGAAACTGCCTAGATGGAAAGTATTACATATCCAGACCATG GTTGCAGCAGTGGTGGAAAAGAAAAGTCCTTGATGCTCCATCTGAAGCTGATGCTGGACCAACAGCAGCCATTAGTTGTCCACATGGTCAATTGATGCCTGAGCAAGCTCCTGGTGCTAAGCGGGTGCTTATTCCTGAGAGCTTTTGGCTCTTCTTATATGAAGATGCTGTTTCTGTAACGCCTGATGATCCTTTGGGTGGCCCAACTTTTTCTTCAGATTCTGAAGAGTGTTCCCAATGCAGTAATGAATTATCTGAAGTAGCATGCTTGGAGGACTCCTTGAG ATTAGTTAAACAAAAACAACGTCAGAATCATGAGAAATTATTCCAGGCTAAAAGTATGCCACTTTCTATGCACAGCAAGTATTTCTTGGTGCCTTCGTCATGGATTTCAAAATGGAGAAATTACATTAGTCCAACCCTGAAGAATTCAGATAAACCTGAAACTTTAGATGGGGTAATTGATTCAATGTTGTGTGAAAAG CACTCACAGCTGATTGAAAGACCTCCTGAATTGGTTTTCAGACGTGGTGCTATAATCCAGAGGGAATCTTCT GAAGGTTGCTTAACCATTGTATCTGAGAATGATTGGAAATGCTTCTGTGAAGAATGGGGTAGTATTGAGACCAAAGGAATATCAGCAACAATTGATCATGTTAATGATTCAGAGAATGTATTGACTGGATCCAGTGAGGAGATGCTAGTATGCAAGGATCAGTTGAGCACAgcagataaaatgaattttgaaaatgggactggacaaattttaattaagacatGTCCTGAG GTTTGTGAGAGTTGCATCGGAGAAAGAAAGAGCTGTGAGCTAATGCAGAAGCTTAACTATTGCAATGAGGACATATGTGTAATTCTTGTTCGTGGTAAGGAGGTACCTAGATCAATATTGGAGGCTTCAAAGGGATTCGTTGAAACAGATCGGCGAGTTTCCAAGCGTTCCCGCAAGACTAAAAATGGGAGTTCAATTAGTCTAAAAGTTTCTGCTTCAACATCTTTATATCAGCTGAAAATGATGATATGGGAATCCTTTGGG GTTGTCAAGGAAAACCAGATACTACATAAAGGTGATAGGATAATTGATAGCGATAATGAATTTGCTACCCTCGCAGATGTGAACATATTTGCTGGAGATCAGGTTATAGTGAGGGACTCTGAGATCCATGAAAATCGAGATATTGCTG ATGAGCTTTGCGATGATAAAATGGATCTGCAGCATACCGAGGAAGGGTTCCGAGGAACACTTCTCACAGCAAATGTTTCATCCCAG TTGCAGGGGTATTGA
- the LOC100815770 gene encoding ubiquitin carboxyl-terminal hydrolase 26 isoform X2 yields MSRPTTRSKNKRQKQGDDGNGTGEIWRKIHNTGVVTEDDMNQLYMIWKPVCSGCRVNNKDNPNCLCALVPPPNGARKSGLWQKMSDIVESLGHDPTKDLRASADSPAGLTNLGATCYANSILQCLYMNKSFREGMFSVERDVLHQQPVLDQLARLFVQLHISKMAFIDSSPFVKTLELDNGVQQDSHEFLTLLLSLLERCLSHSKVPKARTIVQDLFRGSVSHVTTCSKCGRDSEASSKMEDFYELELNVKGLKSLDGSLDEYLTVEELNGDNQYFCESCKTRVDATRSIKLCTLPKVLNFQLKRYVFLPKTTTKKKITSAFSFPAELDMRHRMSELSQFNLVYDLSAVLIHKGTGANSGHYIAHIKDVNTGQWWEFDDEHVTNLGFHPFGEESSSSTTKSIKTDAIHFDNSEAMVADSNGNGLSATHSQSSKVETFLSSDAYMLMYHLKHTKSVGKSGGVICGVNHKEREGVVVAVQNGVPLPSHIYDEIQSFNTSYDDACQQYNNRKELQLSRISERRQEVRSVLAEAPVQSLEQPFYWISSEWLRQWADNIIPIPLDNTSVQCSHGKVPVSNVTSMKRLSAKAWDMLFSKYGGGPALSHDNHCRDCLIHGAMTVVSADTYRDRRESMKSLARDILDGNCLDGKYYISRPWLQQWWKRKVLDAPSEADAGPTAAISCPHGQLMPEQAPGAKRVLIPESFWLFLYEDAVSVTPDDPLGGPTFSSDSEECSQCSNELSEVACLEDSLRLVKQKQRQNHEKLFQAKSMPLSMHSKYFLVPSSWISKWRNYISPTLKNSDKPETLDGVIDSMLCEKHSQLIERPPELVFRRGAIIQRESSEGCLTIVSENDWKCFCEEWGSIETKGISATIDHVNDSENVLTGSSEEMLVCKDQLSTADKMNFENGTGQILIKTCPEVCESCIGERKSCELMQKLNYCNEDICVILVRGKEVPRSILEASKGFVETDRRVSKRSRKTKNGSSISLKVSASTSLYQLKMMIWESFGM; encoded by the exons ATGAGTAGACCGACAACACGgagtaaaaataaaagacagAAACAAGGGGATGATGGCAACGGCACTGGCGAAATATGGAG GAAAATTCATAATACAGGTGTGGTAACTGAGGATGATATGAATCAATTGTATATGATTTGGAAGCCAGTTTGTTCAGGCTGCCGTGTCAATAATAAAGATAACCCAAATTGCTTATGTGCATTGGTTCCACCTCCAAATGGAGCCCGGAAGTCTGGCTTATGGCAAAAGATGTCAGATATTGTTGAGAGTCTTGGCCATGACCCAACCAAGGATCTTCGAGCTTCTGCTGATTCTCCTGCAGGTCTCACGAATCTTGGTGCAACATGCTATGCCAACAGTATACTCCAGTGCTTGTACATGAATAAATCTTTCCGAGAAGGCATGTTTTCTGTAGAACGAGATGTTTTACATCAACAGCCTGTGCTAGATCAGCTGGCTCGACTGTTTGTGCAGTTGCATATTAGCAAAATGGCTTTCATAGATTCTTCTCCATTTGTAAAAACTCTGGAATTAGATAATGGAGTTCAGCAGGATAGCCATGAGTTCCTGACATTGCTTCTCTCTTTGCTTGAGCGTTGTCTGAGCCACTCCAAAGTGCCCAAGGCAAGAACAATAGTTCAAGATCTTTTCCGGGGAAGTGTTTCTCATGTGACGAC GTGCTCAAAATGTGGAAGAGACTCTGAAGCTTCTTCCAAAATGGAAGATTTCTATGAATTGGAGTTGAATGTCAAAGGATTGAAAAGTTTAGATGGGAGCCTAGATGAATATCTCACTGTTGAAGAGCTTAATGGAGACAATCAATATTTTTGTGAGTCTTGTAAAACAAGAGTTGATGCTACTCGCAGCATCAAGCTGTGTACATTACCCAAAGTACTTAATTTTCAGCTTAAACGTTATGTCTTCCTTCCTAAG ACtacaacaaagaagaaaattacttcTGCATTTTCATTTCCTGCTGAACTTGATATGCGGCATAGAATGTCTGAGTTGTCTCAGTTCAACTTGGTATATGACTTGTCAGCTGTACTGATTCACAAGGGAACTGGTGCTAATAGTGGCCATTACATTGCTCACATCAAGGATGTAAACACTGGACAATGGTGGGAATTTGATGATGAGCATGTTACTAATTTGGGTTTTCATCCATTTGGTGAAGAGTCTTCAAGTTCTACTACTAAATCCATCAAGACTGATGCAATTCATTTTGATAATTCTGAAGCAATGGTAGCTGACAGCAATGGAAATGGTTTAAGTGCTACTCATTCACAATCTTCAAAAGTGGAGACATTTTTGTCTAGTGATGCGTACATGTTGATGTACCATCTTAAACATACAAAAAGTGTTGGTAAAAGTGGGGGTGTAATTTGTGGTGTTAACCATAAAGAAAGAGAGGGTGTTGTAGTTGCTGTGCAAAATGGTGTTCCTCTTCCATCTCATATTTATGATGAGATTCAAAGTTTCAACACCTCATATGATGATGCTTGTCAGCAGTACAATAACAGGAAAGAGTTACAATTGAGTCGTATTAGTGAGAGGAGACAGGAAGTTCGATCTGTTTTAGCTGAAGCTCCTGTGCAATCATTGGAGCAACCATTTTATTGGATTTCTAGTGAATGGCTTCGTCAATGGGCCGACAACATTATTCCAAT TCCTCTTGACAACACGTCAGTCCAATGCTCACATGGGAAAGTCCCAGTTTCAAATGTTACCTCAATGAAGCGGTTGTCTGCTAAAGCGTGGGATATGTTGTTCTCCAAG TATGGTGGAGGACCAGCATTGTCTCATGATAACCACTGTCGGGATTGCCTGATTCATGGGGCTATGACAGTGGTGTCAGCTGACACCTATCGGGATAGAAGAGAATCAATGAAGTCACTTGCACGGGATATTCTAGATGGAAACTGCCTAGATGGAAAGTATTACATATCCAGACCATG GTTGCAGCAGTGGTGGAAAAGAAAAGTCCTTGATGCTCCATCTGAAGCTGATGCTGGACCAACAGCAGCCATTAGTTGTCCACATGGTCAATTGATGCCTGAGCAAGCTCCTGGTGCTAAGCGGGTGCTTATTCCTGAGAGCTTTTGGCTCTTCTTATATGAAGATGCTGTTTCTGTAACGCCTGATGATCCTTTGGGTGGCCCAACTTTTTCTTCAGATTCTGAAGAGTGTTCCCAATGCAGTAATGAATTATCTGAAGTAGCATGCTTGGAGGACTCCTTGAG ATTAGTTAAACAAAAACAACGTCAGAATCATGAGAAATTATTCCAGGCTAAAAGTATGCCACTTTCTATGCACAGCAAGTATTTCTTGGTGCCTTCGTCATGGATTTCAAAATGGAGAAATTACATTAGTCCAACCCTGAAGAATTCAGATAAACCTGAAACTTTAGATGGGGTAATTGATTCAATGTTGTGTGAAAAG CACTCACAGCTGATTGAAAGACCTCCTGAATTGGTTTTCAGACGTGGTGCTATAATCCAGAGGGAATCTTCT GAAGGTTGCTTAACCATTGTATCTGAGAATGATTGGAAATGCTTCTGTGAAGAATGGGGTAGTATTGAGACCAAAGGAATATCAGCAACAATTGATCATGTTAATGATTCAGAGAATGTATTGACTGGATCCAGTGAGGAGATGCTAGTATGCAAGGATCAGTTGAGCACAgcagataaaatgaattttgaaaatgggactggacaaattttaattaagacatGTCCTGAG GTTTGTGAGAGTTGCATCGGAGAAAGAAAGAGCTGTGAGCTAATGCAGAAGCTTAACTATTGCAATGAGGACATATGTGTAATTCTTGTTCGTGGTAAGGAGGTACCTAGATCAATATTGGAGGCTTCAAAGGGATTCGTTGAAACAGATCGGCGAGTTTCCAAGCGTTCCCGCAAGACTAAAAATGGGAGTTCAATTAGTCTAAAAGTTTCTGCTTCAACATCTTTATATCAGCTGAAAATGATGATATGGGAATCCTTTGGG ATGTGA
- the LOC100816305 gene encoding uncharacterized protein At2g24330: protein MADDDKAVGEGEMKETTGGTSPSGSGKKKNKGFLLRIWNGIFRLHGDDFEKRLQYISKEEAQVMTRMNRRSRSWRRISRNLIVFSVIFEVVAVVYAIMTTRSIDLNWKMRAIRVSPMFLLPALAAAAYTTFVSFTRMCDRRDKKILERLRAERQEKIDELKERTNYYTTQQLIQRYDPDPAAKAAAASVLASKLGADSGLKVYLGDESSPSAPLGRSNDIEIVQSSGLRNRRQLQSRSTSPGTTTPNFADQQLVGPGGIDQTQTFELNKPVVVEHHLPQSSTTQDGGWIARIAALLVGEDPTQSYALICGNCYMHNGLARKEDFPVITYYCPHCHALNKPKQSDEHISGLTSPNTGGTPNTDDGVTDAVKNARASAAESVITSSSPGSASSSEIEEVSERASVDEKID, encoded by the exons ATGGCGGACGATGACAAAGCGGTTGGGGAAGGTGAGATGAAAGAGACGACGGGTGGTACCAGTCCTTCTGGGAgtggaaagaagaagaacaaaggtTTCTTGTTGCGTATTTGGAACGGGATATTTAGGTTACACGGCGATGATTTTGAGAAGAGACTCCAGTACATTTCTAAAGAGGAAGCTCAAGTCATGACTAGAATGAACAGGAGATCCCGATCCTGGAGGAGAATTTCCCGCAATCTTATTGTATTTTCTGTCATATTTGAG GTCGTTGCTGTAGTTTATGCTATTATGACAACTAGATCAATCGATCTGAATTGGAAAATGAGGGCAATCCGGGTTTCGCCAATGTTTCTTTTGCCTGCACTAGCAGCTGCTGCCTATACAACATTTGTCAGCTTCACAAGGATGT GTGATCGCAGGGATAAGAAAATTCTTGAAAGGCTTCGAGCTGAAAGGCAAGAAAAAATTGATGAGCTCAAAGAAAGGACAAATTATTACACTACACAACAGCTCATTCAG AGATATGATCCAGACCCAGCTGCAAAAGCAGCTGCTGCAAGTGTTTTAGCATCTAAGTTGGGTGCAGATTCTGGTTTGAAAGTGTACCTGGGAGATGAATCCAGTCCCAGTGCTCCACTGGGGAGGAGCAATGACATTGAAATTGTGCAGTCCTCTGGACTTCGAAATCGGAGACAACTTCAATCTAGATCCACTAGTCCAGGGACAACCACACCAAATTTTGCTGATCAACAACTAGTTGGTCCAGGAGGAATCGATCAAACTCAGACTTTTGAGCTCAATAAGCCTGTTGTTGTTGAACATCACTTACCTCAAAGTTCAACCACACAAGATGGAGGATGGATTGCACGAATTGCAGCTTTACTTGTGGGCGAAGACCCAACACAGTCATATGCGCTCATATGCGGTAACTGCTATATGCATAATG GTCTGGCTCGGAAGGAGGATTTCCCAGTTATCACATACTACTGCCCGCATTGTCATGCCCTGAACAAACCGAAGCAATCAGATGAGCATATCTCTGGTCTTACTTCTCCAAACACGGGGGGGACTCCAAACACAGATGATGGTGTGACGGATGCAGTTAAGAATGCTAGGGCTTCTGCAGCCGAGAGTGTAATCACAAGCAGTAGTCCCGGAAGTGCTTCTAGCTCTGAGATTGAGGAAGTATCAGAAAGGGCAAGCGTGGATGAGAAAATTGATTAA
- the LOC100816826 gene encoding fasciclin-like arabinogalactan protein 10, whose product MGYTRSSLLSVALVLAFCSSIQGLDITKLLGEYPEYAQFNKYLTETKLADQINSRNAVTVLALDDAAMASLSGKSQDAVKAILSTHVLVNFYDEKKLMEAEGSRTKVETLFQSSGVAKPNQGYIYVALINEGEIAFGSAAAAPNAPFEVVLVRSVTSQPDTVSVLQVSKPIVAPGVESAAAAATSATVPLATTAADGAGDNIAQSPSALAPGPSSDASRVYMGLFGAASAIASLVMLAL is encoded by the coding sequence atgggttACACAAGATCTTCTCTTCTGTCCGTGGCTCTTGTCTTGGCATTCTGTTCAAGCATTCAGGGTTTGGACATCACCAAATTGTTGGGCGAATATCCCGAATATGCACAGTTCAACAAATACCTAACTGAAACCAAGCTGGCGGACCAAATCAACAGCCGTAACGCCGTTACAGTCCTTGCCCTTGACGACGCCGCAATGGCTTCCCTCTCCGGCAAGTCGCAAGACGCCGTTAAGGCCATCCTTAGCACCCATGTGCTCGTCAACTTCTACGACGAGAAGAAGCTGATGGAAGCCGAAGGTAGTCGCACCAAGGTCGAAACCCTATTCCAATCCTCCGGTGTCGCCAAGCCCAACCAGGGTTACATCTACGTGGCGCTCATCAACGAGGGGGAGATTGCGTTCGGTTCCGCCGCCGCCGCACCGAATGCACCTTTCGAGGTTGTGCTTGTGAGGTCCGTGACGAGCCAACCCGACACCGTTTCGGTTCTTCAGGTTAGCAAGCCTATCGTTGCACCTGGCGTTGAATCTGCGGCAGCAGCAGCGACATCTGCTACGGTGCCACTTGCAACAACCGCCGCCGACGGTGCCGGTGATAACATTGCACAGTCACCTTCTGCTTTGGCACCAGGTCCCAGCAGCGATGCTTCCCGCGTCTACATGGGACTCTTTGGTGCTGCTTCCGCCATCGCTTCCCTCGTGATGCTCGCTCTCTAA